The window cccttctaacctgtataaaaggaagagggatatgttaataataatcaacttcttctataacttgtttatctatttattttctaacagattcatcccactttgtgttcttcttcttgcgttcaaagcaagtagttccgttctttttgttcttaaatttttgtttctttaattttttaaatttcttagtgagtagttcttgttcaccatcacttgagcttatgctcgagtggtcttcaaatgttctatgtcccaaatccttcttgttctttggaaggtggttttgttcatcatgttcatcatgtgcattgcccaccatttcatatgtcatcaatgagccgataagttctttaagtggaaaaatatttaaatcttttgtttcttgtattaccgttacttttgattcccaagctttagaaagtgatcgtaaaactttactaacaagttcaaaatttgagaaacatttaccaagagcttttaaaccattgacgatattcataaaacaagtgtacatgttaacaatggtttcgctcggcttcattcgaaaaagctcaaaatcatacaataaaatattaaatttcgagtctttgactctactagttcccttgtgcatgatttcaagtgttcgccaaatatcaaaagccatttcgcacatagaaatccgattgaactcatttttgtctaaagcacaaaataagacattcatagtctttgcatttaaagaaaaatacttcttctccaaatccgaccattcgttcatcggtttagagggaagttgaaaaccgtttttaataatattccataaatccaaattcatagaaatcaagaaaactctcattcgagttttccaataagtgtagtccaatctgttaaacatcggtggacgaacaaccgataagccctcttgaaagccatgaagagtcattttctcttaggtgtaaatccgaaatgagaaatatcgggctctgataccaattgttaggatcaagagtactaagagggggggtgaattagtgcagcggaaaactttcgacgattaaaactgcgtttgtacgataacagcgatttcagtatgaaagtcgattcgtaaatcactttaacttatgatcaagcgagatgcagttaaagaaaagatataaagacagtttgtagttatgatggaaatcaaaatgtaagcgtaaactgaaatatgatgttcatacgataaaatcaatttccgtcttaacgccgattcggaaaatacttaactatgaaacacgttcgtaaatgagcagaaggcagtaagctactgaggaggtttgcagtaaagataagatgctcaaagtaaatgcaaactgagatttagagtggttcggtcaatcttgacctacatccacttttggcttcctccaccaacaaggtcaccgacattcactagaggcattccttcaataggcgaaggccaaccacccttttacagtttcaatccttttgacgggcttaggagacaacccttacaaacttttctctcctctcttgaaagatcaaaacttggaagaaaagagggaagaaaacttctagactttacaacacttttaagctctaaaatcacagagtaagatcaagctttcggtacttttgggttaccctttcattgctgaaagggtgaggtatttataggccccaaaccaatttgaattccaagctcaaaactatcatctctcgAAATTtcgaggtctggcggttgcaccgcctggcagagctcggagactgagcctttgggcggtgccacctcctgtcaggggtggttgcaccacttggtagagctcgaagactgagcctttgggcggtgccaccacctaacaggggcggttgcatcgtctggcagagctcggagatcgagcttaaGCGGTTCCActtcctgtcaagggtggttgcaccgcccaatctcgctcggagactgagcccaagcggtgccatcgcttgacctaggcggttgcactgcccagctttcctgggagaccatctcctgggcggtgccaccatcgaccctggcaatgccaccgcctagtaggaattctggtccgaatgggttgatccattcggcccaatttgggtctatcaagggcccaattgcccccagattaagttaatgggatcacctcccattcctaacttaatctacatactaactacgacatttcttaagacatttactacaacttgctccggtgcgtcaatcgcttcttccaacgagcttccagcgaacttccggtgaacatctgacgaaccttcgacgatgctccggcggacttccggcaaactcctggacttgcgatgatccacttggcgagttccgacgagcttctttggcaagctcctggacttctcagatttgttcccgtagaaccttcgatgaccgtccggacttccgtcgaactctcgaactcccaacgtgatcatagtcttcactccagcgcaacttctgctgcatgtctttcttccatcgtaattAGTCCTGCATATGCAAAACaaatttcgatcgagacaattaatcctaagtaattaaccaagttgtccgacatgtcattggtcccttgacacttcgtccgattcttcggtgcatcatcctctcctacggcctattgtccaatcggccagttgactccacaactccgatatccttggcgtaatacccgctcttcttggaccgatgcccgagtccacagcccgaagccttctgtcgataaaccgaccgatccaccggcccgacgtccaatcttctgacatgttcctccaacacaacatgatttttcctactttaattgtctcatcctgatcgaagcatcttgcgttactcaaaatgcagattaaatcataaacacataccaagtaatttcatcatcaaaatacgagatttaacaatcattTGGCCCTATATTGGTTGAAGAGTATGGGAACCAAGGGCTTATAAGTCCGTCAAGTCTCTCTTACTCTTAAATATATTTGTTTGGAGCTCACATGCTCCGAAATGATAAAATCGTACGGGTACATCCTTAAAAAATTCtactttaatataaattttttattattagtcAATATATATCGTCAGAATCTAATTAGTTCCATTATATAACTTATCTCGTTATAAATGACTACAAAATCTAAcataatttttactatttttcACTACTGCTCAGTGTAAATTAAATTTACTTAAGAATTATGATCTTTGGTACTCATAGATTAAATTTACTCTTTTTCTAAGTTAAGTCCTTCCACACCACATCACCTCCACCACTGCAATTAACTTTGAGAAAAATTAAATATCTTTTCACTATTTTTTTCATGTTATTAaacaacatataaaatatttttatactgaCTCAAAAATTAGACAGCATCAACAATATAAAAATTTCTAACCATTAAAACATCTTAACAGagatgagattaaaaaaaaaaaaattatattatgttaaAAATTGACGGCAtagaaaaagaggcaaaatagaaaAACAAGTAGAGCTCCTCCaattttgcttcttcttttttgtgTGGTTACTTTTCCCATGTTTTGCTTAGTGTAAAATACGTGAAGCGTTTTTTACTTAACAATGATGATTCTAAGCTATGCTCTCCTTCCACACCAGATAACTCTACATTATGAGtaactttgagaaaaaaaaagaagaaagaaataaacTCTACACCAGATAACTCTATATATAAAATGTTTTATACATACTCAAATACTAAATAGAATTAATTGTGTAATAATGCATTAAACTCCAAGATATCTCAACAAAAATGATaactaaatttttaatatttgtcATGACATCAGAGGGAAATTCTGAAACAAATGTCTTATCCTAAAACCTTCCACAGTCCTTTCCAGCCTACttgtctctttctttttttatgctTTGCTTTACCTCACCGTCTGAGAGGCTCTATTCCTCACACCGAGGGATATATTAAACTAAAGAAAAGAAAGCAAGTGCTGAAGCTTTGACggacttctttttcttcttggtttcatcattttttttttgacccaattatattatttttttaaataatttaaaaataatataatttggtctaaaacttaatatttttttataaaacttttAAAAAATACACTGTCACCCAGTACCGATTTCCGTGTGAAAGCGTATAATAATTCCCATGCTCACAACCGGCAAACCTTCATCCTCTCCCTCCTTCAAACAAGCTAACCTTAAATTATGGCAAAGTTTTCCCAAGACCACATCTGAACCACAAAGACAAGACCATAGAACTGTGTGCAACTTGCAAGTTGCAACTGGAGCAAACAACCAAAGTTCAACCAAGACATTTGATTAATGAAATCAATCTTGTCCCAAAGATGTTGTTTACATGGAAATTAATAGTGCAAAGGGAAAGAGGAATCAAAGGAGATATCACATGCAATGATAAAAAGGTGAAGGAAGAAGGTGGAAGGGGGAATATATCCACAGGAGAACAAGCAGAAAGAGTGGAGGATGTTGGAACTGCCACTGAGTGAACCCCACACCACACTATCATCTTGAAATTTGTGAACAATTTGATGACCCATCAttgtgaccaaaaaaaaaaaaaagtttggagATCATCCAACTTTGGTTTTTATTACTTTTCCCATGTTGTTCAGCATAAAGCAATTTTACTTAAGAATTATGATTATAGGTATTCATAGATTCTAAGTTAAGTCCTCCTCTCACACTATATGtaactttgagaaaaaaaaaaagactcctattttttattttattaaattatatataaaatattgttATACATATACTCAAATACTAAGATTCTAAGAATGTTATTAATAAGAATGTTATATATAAAAATGATGATCACTGCACTACAAGTtactttcataaaaaaaaaagaatgaaccatttttttttcattttattaaattatatacaaaatgtttttaataaatatttaatgaTAAACAAATTGTGTATTAACCACCAGAATATCTCAACAAAATTTTGTTTTTGTCATGATATTTGAGGTGATGCCCTTTTTGTTCTCTTCACAACACTACTGCACAGTCCTCGCCAGCCTATTTGTCTCTCACTGCTTTGCCGTGCTTttctttgctttgctttgctttgctttgcctCACGGGAGGTTCCATTCTTCACACCAAGTTTAGCTCAGCAGGGTTGTgagttcttcttcgtcttcttgctTTCCATATGTATTAAGAGGCCAACCAAGAACTGCCTTCAGCTGGGCTGCTCCCATTCTGTACTGTGAGTTCTGCCTCTCCCTCTTGTGTCTTCTCTGGACATGATGGACAAGGAGATGAAAGGAGGGTCCGGGATGCTCATTCTTCTACTCATCTTATCGAGTGGGTTTAGCTCAGCTTCAGCTGCTTCACCTGCAAGTTGGTGTTCTTCTTGGTCTATTGTTTGGTCTTGGTTTGCCTGTTTATACTGCATTGCCAACTCATTCTTTCGTGTTGTGGTGCTGGCAGAGATCGTCGGTGTAGCTGTCTCCGATGCTGCCTATAATGCTGCCTCTGCCCTCTTGAAGAGGTTCTGGTCTCTGAAATATACTACGAAGACTGGTATAGCCTCTTCAACCTTGATTCCTTTTGTTTCCCTCAATATATGGCTGATTCGATTCGCTTGCATTTACTGCAGCAGTCTCTGGGCACCGCCCACTGATGAAATTCGAGAGTGGGTACACTGTGCAGACGGTGTTCGACGGTAGTAAACTCGGGATCGAACCCTACTCGGTCGAGATGACGCAGAGTGGCGAGCTGCTGCTTCTTGATTCCGTCAACAGCAATTTGTACCGGATTCCGCTTCCTTTGTCGAGATGTGAGCTGTTTTTTTTGCCTCATTTACTGGGAACTGACATACTTTCTTAGCGGTTGAAATGTCTGCCCGATGAACTTTTTGAGTGTCCTTTGCAATTCGTATTGAGTTGATTGCAGCAGCCTGGAATTTAAGCAGTAATATTACCATCAATTGGGGTTTCATAACCACATTGGATCATTCTTCCATGAGACAAGTTTTCATGTGGTTTTCTTGAGATGTTGAATGAACTGCAACATGGTGGATGTATCTGACTTTTTTGAGTTTATTATTTTTGcagttttcaaaatgtttgattgaTGTGCATTCCAGTCTTTTGTGGATCTAATTTATTGTTCAGTGGACTAAGTGGCCCATGCTGCTTCACACTCAACGTTTTGTTTGCTTTATTCTAGCTAGGTTTGTTCTTAGGATATCAACATCCTTTTATAAATTTAGATGCTTACATCTCTTATTTTGTTAAATTTCTTGGGTGATAGATAGGTTATCTATGATTCTTAATTCTTAATTTATATTGTTAGTATGATTCGACTTTCGTCATTTATAGGTGCTAATCTAATACCAACTTTTGGAATATCCTTTTACATCATGAGTATTAAAACAAAAGATATTTAAGTTCGGTTTGACCTATCAATCTGATGATCGCTAGCAGCAGTTTCACCCTATTAAGCTACAATTTTCTGAATATGATGCTAATATTCATTTGAACTTGCTGTTCCATCCCAAGTGCTTATAGATTACATGTTAAAATTTTGATGGTGAAAAGAATTtaatcttcttttccttttttgtttttgtttggctTCTTATACATGTCCTGAGTTCCTAAGATGATCCCCGTCATACATTACGTTGACAAATGCAGATAGCAGACCTAAGCTTATTGCTGGTTCTCCAGAAGGTTATGTTGGTCATATTGATGGAAGACCATGTGAAGCAAGAATGAACCATCCAAAGGGCTTTACTGTTGACGAAAGGGGAAATATATATGTCGCGGACACAATGAACATGGCAATCAGGAAAATTAGTGATGCAGGTAAGAGAAAAGGCATAAATTACAATCGATAGAAGCATAATAAATTTTATGGGTTAGGGTAGAATTTTGAAAGCTCATTGTAGATTTGATGGAAAATTTCTCTTGACAAACTAACATATATAGTACATCAGAATTCATCTGATTTCATATAATGTGTCAACTAGAAATGCATTGATCTTGATTAGTGATAGTACTCCTGACTTCATGATTCCATGAACCATCTCACTAATGGAGTAATATTATGTTGTCTGTCAATACTATTTGTCAGTTGTAAGATATATCTCATCCTGATAGGAGCAAAGAATGAAATAGTAAAGAGGGAGAatgatttcagatgaaaccaaaatAGCTAGTGATGTAGTGGCTAATGTAGGAAGCATGAATTTGATTATTGAAGGAAAGCAATCACATTCAGCCTTGATATTATATTCTAGATTGAAAACAAGTTTTGAGATATAATATTACGCAATTGGGCTAGTCAGATTGTTTGGCGGATTGGATCTGGTCAGATTTTAACCATGTTAAATAGTTCCAATGCTGTGAGCATAAACTGGGACCAAAAGTATATTGACATGGTTAATGATTTCCTATCATCAATTTATGAAGGGATTGGTATTCCTTGGATATTCTTTTCTTTGCTCAAGAAATTTTTGTTCAGTCATAAGAATTTCCCTTTGATACTGGATAATATTTCTGTAATCTGGATAAGTTTTTGAGGAATAGTTTTAAATAGAAGAAGATATAGTGGACTTGGTTCAAACTTATTTAAAGAGAGACAAGGATTTTTTGATGTTGGGAGTTGTTTTATGTAGGAAGCAAAATAAAAGTAGATTTGGAGAAGCAAAACAATGTTGCTGGATCAGCTTGTTAGTGTTTTCATTTAGGATAAGGAACTATAATATACAACTAGAATATGGTTTGTCAGAAATTTTTTGTGAAAAGAGCTTGAATCTAGCGTAAGGTTAAATAGTATACTTTTTATTTCGTTATAACGGTAATATATCAATACTTTCCCATTCTTGTTAATTAAAATTAAGGAGCTGTACTGAGAGGTTGTCTATTCTTCTCAGAGCAAACTATTATACTTGTGGATGTGTTCATGCAACAAGCACTACAGAGGCATCCCCAAGTTGATATTCTTTGTCTATGAATTTGTATTTGTGCAGGGGTCACAACAATTGCAGGGGGAAAATGGAGCAGAGGAGGGCATTTGGATGGGCCTAGTGAAGATGCAAAGTTTTCTAatgattttgaagtcatttacatTGCTAGTAGCTGCTCTCTTCTAGTTGTAGACAGGGGAAATCAGGCAATCAGGGAGATTCAGCTTAACTTTGATGATTGTGCACACCAATATGAAACTGGTTTCCATCTGGGTTTGTCTTGTGATTTTACCATCAGCCAACAATTTTGATTCTAATTTCTGTTAAAATAGAGAAGTATCAGTGTCTTAGAATCAACAACGTCAAGATCTTGATACCTTGATATATGGCTTATAGGTTCTCTGCTTTGACATTTTCTGAAATATACTAATTCTTGTCTTATATGCCAATATAGGAACTGCTGTGCTACTTGCTGCTGGATTCTTCGGTTACATGCTTGCTTTACTCCAGAGGCGGTTGGGAACAATGGTCTCTAACCAAAATGTGAGTGGTTCCACATAATAGACATGTTTTACTAAATCGATCATTTCCTTAGGCTACTTTTTAGCAAATACTCTCGATCATTTACAAATGCTcaatctattgaaattaatgtAGCTTCTATTGCACATCACACTTGAGTCTGATTGATTGAAACTTACTTATTAGCGGAAAATGAGGGTGtcataaatatgaaaatatttcaTCTTGACCTGAAAGTTTGTTTACAGTTGCCACTATTATGTAGTCTGTGATTTATTAAGCTTCAGAATTCCTAGAAAGTTGCTTTATATGTGGCCATGGTGAGCAGCTGTGCTTGTAATTTGTAAGAATGACCATGCAGGGTGGTGCGAGTGGTTTATAACAGCTTAAAAGCAGTACTGGAGTGCTAGTGTGTGGGCGCATTAAGGTTCACAGTGCTGTAGGTGAAAGACAGTTAGTGTTAAGAGGTGTGTGAGACAGTTTGTTCTACATGGAGAGAGCAAGACAAGGTAAGTGAGAGAGGAAGGCAAGCAAGGGAAATTTTTCTGTATAATCTTGATTTAACTTACAGCAGAAATTTTAATAGAGTAGTTGGTCTAAACTAACCATGTTAAAAGTTTGTGTAGTTTAGCAATTCCTCATCCGAAGCATGGAAAAACTTTATCCGATTAGATTTTTTCTCCCTTCTTTTAAAGCCTAATCTTGTGCTCCTatctcataataaaaaaaatggtgAAAGCATTATATATAATCAGATTAGTTAGCAAAaagcataaaaagaaaaaataaaataaaacgatgcaaatattttgattgaacGTCAACAGCTAAAGATGATAAGACTGTAGTAATTGTAATTAACACCTAGAAAGAAATACATTTTTTGATACTTTAGTTCATACATTATTTAAGATGGattaaattttatatcttttgcACTAGATTAGtactttataaaattttatattaatatttagaTAAATGAAAACTACATATTATAAAATTCTAAATAATACTTTTTTTATCCCTCTAAAAATATCAGTTGCTGACTTCACCCCTTGTCAATGCTTATCTGATTTCTTTTAGAAACTTAATTAGTAAGGTTCAATTTGCATATCTTGCAGCTGTTCAAGTAGTCTCCCTtggcattttttatttttattttttaaatatgttcTTCTTCGAAAAATTTACTACTCCATAAATTTTCATAATCTGATTCCTTTGTCCATTAAACATTTTGAACTTTGTTTAGAATCTAAACTTTAGATAGGCTCATAAAGAATAGATTTTTTTGTGACAATACAGATTTCTTGATGACAATGCTTATTGTATGGTCTCTCTATCTGATTTATAGTGAATTAAAATACGTTGAGAACGTCACGACTTTATATTGCATCCTGAACTGAAACAAATTTCAGTAAGTTGTGTTCAATTAAAAGAAATCTAGGAATTTAGAAAAAGAAGTACTAAAGAAATCATGCTTATTGTACCCGAAGAATTTGGTTGTCTTTTTTTAACTGAGGTGCAAGGATTTTGTATAGGAACATCAAACTCTCACAAAAGCAAGCATGTCTCCGTACCAGAAACCAATTAAACCATCTATAAGATCACCACTTATCCCTACTGGAGATGAAGCAGTGCACATGGACGAAGAAGGTCTCTTCAGCTTAATTGGTAAACTTTTGTTGGCAATAGCAGAAATCTTCGGTGCAATGTTCCCAATCTTCAGAAAGAGGTCAAAGActaaatatcatcatcatcatcagcagcagcagcagagggcAAACACTCGGTCAGTGCCAGAGAGCTTAGCCATCCCAGATGATGAGATTCCCACACCTCGCAAGACTTATGCATTCATGTCAAAAGAACCAGAGAAGATCCACCACATCCGGCATGCACCGCCTTATCTGATGCCACAGCAGCAGAAACAGCAAGTACATCAACAGCATCACCTTCAATGGAACCGGCAGTTCTCATCGGGCACTGAGACTTATTATGAGCAGAGCTGCGAAATGATGACTAATGAGATTGTTTTTGGAGCAGTTCAGGAGTCAGATAGCAAGCGGAGGGCAGTGGAGATGAAGGCTGTGAATTATGGGGATCCCATGTTTGAGCAGTACGGTGTGCGCTACCGAAATCATTACATCAGTTATGGCGACTACTAAATGGTcactgcaatttttttttttacccttGTCTTCCATGAAAAATTCACTTTTAGTTTATATATATGGTCTCTTCCCTTTTACATGTCTATAAATGAGGAAGGACCAAGAAATACAGCACCACTTGTCGAAATTTCAAAGAAGAAGTTTCTTCCTTAGTTTTGTAAGAGAAATCTAATTTCTCAAATTGGTTTTGTAAATTTGTAGTTCAGTGCTCTTGTTGCTTCATCTATTTCACATAGCCTTATCTTACCAACTCTCTGAAGGCCTGATTCTTAAAACAAGGATGCCAAACAAATTGGCAATGCAATTTGACTGAGTTTGTTCTTCCCGAAATGTCCTTACCTGATCCTAAACTGCATCTagctattggaaaactcaaataataTCTATACTCAAAATGACTGTTTAGGGGTGGGAATTTTGTACGAATGATTCTGCGGATATTAAAGTTGCAAATTCTCAAAATTGGACAGAACTGATACAAACTTGTAACTAGTATAAACTGGAAAAATCTATCCACTTCTGACTACAAATCTAAAATTACAAAAGCATTGTGAGCTATTTATCTCATTTAGCCTGAGGTATGTTAAGCTGAAATGTTGTCTGCCAAAGTCAACTTCAAACCAATCCATACAATTAGAAAATCCAAGAACTAAATGCATCAGGGCATTTAGTTCTAACTGATACAGCTGTAGATCTTGAATAGATATGACATGCTTTTGCAAGTGCAACAAGGGAAACTATTCAGATTCCCAAATGGTTTTCCAATAACTTACTGAAACAATCTCTTATAACCTTGAATTAGTCGTCCATAGGTGAGATTAGTATTTGTGGATAGAGgcaaattttattataaattacaaGTAGTGAGATTTAGTTGGTAAAAATCTAATAGTTGATAGATTGAAAAATATTCAACCACTAAATAGATgtgagagaaattattttgatttgAGCCACACAAATCTTGCTTAGTCCGATTTCATTATGTTAGGTGTTTGATGAAGATCTTTTTTAAATTGTTCCATATCGACATTGATATATGTCAAATACACTCAGATTAATTAGtttgaattataaatatataaaaaaatacgaAAAAAATTTGGGATGTCCTTTGCATTCTTATTATCATCTTAATAGCAAAATTGAGTTTCTAAAAGATATAAATGTCAGTCACCATAGTGAATTtgaagtataaataaataaaataatctaaAACATCCTTAATATTCTTACCATCAGAATGCTGTGGTGATGGTGTTTTCAAAGGCGACTTATGTCAATTAAAACTTTATTATCTCTATTATAATAGTCAAACGACAACGGAGATTAACTAACTATACGGAGATATATGCTCTCAGTATATACTTAAACATAAATTTCGAGGACAAAATATTCAATAACTAATTTGTTGCGATATTATTATATATGCAATTTCGCCaaaggaacaaaaaaaagaaaagaaaagagaataaCCAGTAATAGTAAATAAACATAAACAATTGGCCACAACAATATACCATCGTTTCTTCTCAGATCCCAACCCCTCCCTCCTTTCATTGCATCCCTCGCAACCTCTCCTTCTCGTGATCCGGAATCGTGGCGGACTTCACCATGAATCCATTCTCCTCGCCGACGCGGTTGAGGTGCGCTGCCATCTCTTTTCGCCGTTCGCTTCCCTTAAACTCTCGGTCCTTCCTCCTTTCGCTTCTTGTTGTAATGCGCTCGCCTCATTCGTATCATCTTAATTTCGTCTCCTTTAATCCGACGAATGGGCGTGGCAGTCAGTTGATCGAAATGCAACCCCCGTTCACGTGTCGCGGAAAATTCTTTGCGGTTGTGAAATGATTAAAGTGATTTGATGCATATGAAAGGACATGGTTAGGCCCAGCGATTAACATGGTTCAATAGCACTCCTTTTGCATATTTATCATGTTAGGCACCAATTCAATGTAAGGAGAATGGAAAACTTTGTCACTTTCTTTTATGGTACAACTTATTCTTGCAGTTGTTGTCTCCAttaattctttcttatttatgttTTTCATATTATGAACAAGAAAATCGTGATCTTTGTTTTGAATTGTCAATTTAGTAATGACTTTTGGGATTAAAAATAATTTGTTTTAAGGTTTACTACACCATATGGTATAGTTCGGTATCGACTGTATTTATTTACCGATGCTTACTTACCGGCATGTGGGCCAGGGTAAACCAGATTGTTCAAGTCTGGTATAAGATGTACCAGCAATAACCTTGTTTTGTcttttcatcctttttttttttttgagacttTATCTGAAACTCGATACGGATCGTGGTACCCTCAAATGGTATGTCGGTACAGTTCAGACCCACACTGGTCTGGGTCAGGACTAATTCAAGTCCAGTacccaaaattaaaatccttgatcctTTTCTGATTTAATTTGTGTAGGATTGATTTTTTTCTTGCACATGCTAAAACTTGTGTTGCAGGGATATGATTCAAGCTATACGTGCTTGCAAAACTGCTGCAGAAGAGCGTGCTGTTGTGAGAAAGGAATGTGCTGCTATACGTTCTGCAATTAGTGAAAATGATCAATTTTATAGGCACCGTAATCTTG of the Musa acuminata AAA Group cultivar baxijiao chromosome BXJ2-10, Cavendish_Baxijiao_AAA, whole genome shotgun sequence genome contains:
- the LOC135625836 gene encoding uncharacterized protein LOC135625836 isoform X3; translated protein: MMDKEMKGGSGMLILLLILSSGFSSASAASPAKIVGVAVSDAAYNAASALLKRFWSLKYTTKTAVSGHRPLMKFESGYTVQTVFDGSKLGIEPYSVEMTQSGELLLLDSVNSNLYRIPLPLSRYSRPKLIAGSPEGYVGHIDGRPCEARMNHPKGFTVDERGNIYVADTMNMAIRKISDAGVTTIAGGKWSRGGHLDGPSEDAKFSNDFEVIYIASSCSLLVVDRGNQAIREIQLNFDDCAHQYETGTAVLLAAGFFGYMLALLQRRLGTMVSNQNEHQTLTKASMSPYQKPIKPSIRSPLIPTGDEAVHMDEEGLFSLIGKLLLAIAEIFGAMFPIFRKRSKTKYHHHHQQQQQRANTRSVPESLAIPDDEIPTPRKTYAFMSKEPEKIHHIRHAPPYLMPQQQKQQVHQQHHLQWNRQFSSGTETYYEQSCEMMTNEIVFGAVQESDSKRRAVEMKAVNYGDPMFEQYGVRYRNHYISYGDY
- the LOC135625836 gene encoding uncharacterized protein LOC135625836 isoform X2 yields the protein MMDKEMKGGSGMLILLLILSSGFSSASAASPAKIVGVAVSDAAYNAASALLKRFWSLKYTTKTVSGHRPLMKFESGYTVQTVFDGSKLGIEPYSVEMTQSGELLLLDSVNSNLYRIPLPLSRYSRPKLIAGSPEGYVGHIDGRPCEARMNHPKGFTVDERGNIYVADTMNMAIRKISDAGVTTIAGGKWSRGGHLDGPSEDAKFSNDFEVIYIASSCSLLVVDRGNQAIREIQLNFDDCAHQYETGFHLGTAVLLAAGFFGYMLALLQRRLGTMVSNQNEHQTLTKASMSPYQKPIKPSIRSPLIPTGDEAVHMDEEGLFSLIGKLLLAIAEIFGAMFPIFRKRSKTKYHHHHQQQQQRANTRSVPESLAIPDDEIPTPRKTYAFMSKEPEKIHHIRHAPPYLMPQQQKQQVHQQHHLQWNRQFSSGTETYYEQSCEMMTNEIVFGAVQESDSKRRAVEMKAVNYGDPMFEQYGVRYRNHYISYGDY
- the LOC135625836 gene encoding uncharacterized protein LOC135625836 isoform X1, which gives rise to MMDKEMKGGSGMLILLLILSSGFSSASAASPAKIVGVAVSDAAYNAASALLKRFWSLKYTTKTAVSGHRPLMKFESGYTVQTVFDGSKLGIEPYSVEMTQSGELLLLDSVNSNLYRIPLPLSRYSRPKLIAGSPEGYVGHIDGRPCEARMNHPKGFTVDERGNIYVADTMNMAIRKISDAGVTTIAGGKWSRGGHLDGPSEDAKFSNDFEVIYIASSCSLLVVDRGNQAIREIQLNFDDCAHQYETGFHLGTAVLLAAGFFGYMLALLQRRLGTMVSNQNEHQTLTKASMSPYQKPIKPSIRSPLIPTGDEAVHMDEEGLFSLIGKLLLAIAEIFGAMFPIFRKRSKTKYHHHHQQQQQRANTRSVPESLAIPDDEIPTPRKTYAFMSKEPEKIHHIRHAPPYLMPQQQKQQVHQQHHLQWNRQFSSGTETYYEQSCEMMTNEIVFGAVQESDSKRRAVEMKAVNYGDPMFEQYGVRYRNHYISYGDY
- the LOC135625836 gene encoding uncharacterized protein LOC135625836 isoform X4 gives rise to the protein MMDKEMKGGSGMLILLLILSSGFSSASAASPAKIVGVAVSDAAYNAASALLKRFWSLKYTTKTAVSGHRPLMKFESGYTVQTVFDGSKLGIEPYSVEMTQSGELLLLDSVNSNLYRIPLPLSRYSRPKLIAGSPEGYVGHIDGRPCEARMNHPKGFTVDERGNIYVADTMNMAIRKISDAGTAVLLAAGFFGYMLALLQRRLGTMVSNQNEHQTLTKASMSPYQKPIKPSIRSPLIPTGDEAVHMDEEGLFSLIGKLLLAIAEIFGAMFPIFRKRSKTKYHHHHQQQQQRANTRSVPESLAIPDDEIPTPRKTYAFMSKEPEKIHHIRHAPPYLMPQQQKQQVHQQHHLQWNRQFSSGTETYYEQSCEMMTNEIVFGAVQESDSKRRAVEMKAVNYGDPMFEQYGVRYRNHYISYGDY